From Chryseobacterium sp. H1D6B, a single genomic window includes:
- a CDS encoding TolC family protein — translation MKRKRITAQKLKIGIAAAFMIFGYSSVHAQQQVSLQEAIKQALQNKAEAKKAALQIKKAEYKIDEARAGALPQVSATAGLTYNPVIQESLLEFGGERIRAQLGQPWVSTASVQVQQAIFDQRVFTGLKAAKSTREFYILNAQLTNEQIIENVATAYYQVFVQVENLKTIEASYANTERVRNVIKSLVDNGLAKSIDLDRTNVQLTNIGSNKQTLINSVELAKNSLKFYMGVPITTDIELEEKSIEPKPELLASNVNLDNRTEIRVLNKNRELLQFNKKATEAYLYPTVGLTANYGWGGQGSKFPLTNGLKNGVLWSDYSAIGLNVNIPIFTGGATKSKIQQAEIDIQDLDVDIQNTQLSLSLDYKNAITNMENSIINIQSMKDNVDLAERVQKNTQSNYQYGLATLTEVLDSENALTQAKQNYSNALLDYKQAEIKLIKAKGELNTLQTP, via the coding sequence ATGAAAAGAAAACGTATAACTGCACAAAAGCTAAAAATCGGGATAGCGGCTGCATTTATGATTTTCGGCTATTCATCTGTCCATGCCCAGCAGCAGGTTTCTTTACAGGAAGCTATTAAACAGGCACTTCAAAATAAAGCAGAAGCCAAAAAAGCTGCTTTACAGATAAAAAAAGCTGAATATAAAATAGATGAAGCCAGAGCTGGAGCTTTACCACAGGTAAGTGCGACTGCAGGTTTAACCTATAATCCTGTTATTCAGGAGTCTTTACTTGAATTTGGTGGCGAAAGAATTAGAGCTCAGCTGGGGCAACCGTGGGTTTCTACTGCTTCGGTACAGGTTCAGCAGGCGATATTTGACCAGAGAGTTTTTACCGGTCTTAAAGCGGCAAAGTCTACAAGAGAATTCTACATTTTGAATGCTCAGCTGACGAACGAACAGATCATCGAAAATGTGGCAACAGCTTACTATCAGGTTTTTGTACAGGTAGAAAATCTTAAAACCATAGAAGCCAGTTACGCAAATACTGAAAGAGTAAGAAACGTTATTAAAAGCTTAGTAGATAATGGTCTGGCGAAATCTATCGATTTAGACCGTACCAATGTTCAATTAACAAATATCGGTTCAAACAAGCAGACATTGATCAACTCGGTTGAACTTGCTAAGAATTCTTTGAAATTTTATATGGGAGTTCCGATCACAACTGATATTGAACTTGAAGAAAAAAGTATCGAACCAAAACCTGAATTGTTAGCAAGTAATGTAAACCTTGACAACCGTACGGAAATCAGAGTTTTAAATAAAAACAGAGAACTGCTTCAATTTAATAAAAAAGCAACAGAAGCCTATCTGTATCCTACAGTAGGATTGACTGCAAATTACGGCTGGGGCGGACAGGGTTCAAAATTCCCGCTTACAAACGGACTGAAAAATGGAGTTCTTTGGAGTGATTATTCAGCAATAGGGTTAAATGTAAACATTCCGATTTTCACGGGTGGTGCTACAAAATCTAAAATCCAGCAGGCTGAGATTGATATTCAGGATCTAGATGTGGACATTCAGAATACGCAGTTGAGCTTAAGCTTAGATTATAAAAATGCCATCACGAATATGGAAAATTCTATAATCAATATCCAAAGCATGAAAGATAACGTTGATCTTGCAGAAAGAGTACAAAAAAATACACAGTCCAATTATCAGTACGGCTTAGCAACGCTTACGGAAGTTCTGGATTCTGAAAATGCTTTAACGCAGGCAAAACAGAATTATTCAAATGCATTGTTAGATTACAAACAGGCTGAGATCAAGTTAATTAAAGCTAAAGGAGAATTAAACACATTACAAACCCCATAA
- a CDS encoding TetR/AcrR family transcriptional regulator, with protein MSNPAKKDQTQELIKETAKNLFFVKGKFDATTQEIADAAGVNRTLINYYFRSRDNLIQIVFDEAQKVEQDKSKIIQNSDMLFKEKISLFVESSLSTSLQYPYLETYIVSQINKGNCHQKDIEEDVLKTLYKDIETEMELGNIETMKPVQFLLNMISLLVFPSAIRPLLMENLMIDDAEFDKIISERKEIIINMLFKK; from the coding sequence ATGTCAAATCCAGCAAAAAAGGACCAAACACAAGAATTGATCAAGGAAACCGCGAAGAATTTATTCTTTGTGAAGGGTAAATTTGATGCTACCACGCAGGAAATTGCCGATGCAGCAGGGGTTAATAGAACACTTATTAACTATTATTTTCGTTCAAGAGACAATCTTATTCAGATTGTTTTTGATGAAGCACAGAAAGTAGAACAGGATAAATCTAAAATCATACAGAACTCAGATATGCTGTTCAAAGAAAAGATAAGCCTGTTTGTTGAAAGCAGTTTGTCTACAAGTCTTCAGTATCCTTATTTGGAAACTTATATTGTTTCGCAGATCAATAAAGGAAACTGCCACCAGAAAGATATTGAAGAAGATGTTTTAAAAACACTCTATAAAGATATTGAAACTGAAATGGAATTGGGAAATATAGAAACAATGAAACCTGTTCAGTTTCTGTTAAATATGATCTCTTTATTAGTATTCCCGAGTGCAATAAGACCGCTTCTTATGGAAAATTTGATGATCGATGATGCTGAATTCGATAAGATCATTTCAGAAAGAAAAGAGATCATTATTAATATGCTATTTAAAAAATAA